Proteins from one Cicer arietinum cultivar CDC Frontier isolate Library 1 chromosome 3, Cicar.CDCFrontier_v2.0, whole genome shotgun sequence genomic window:
- the LOC101497267 gene encoding protein GIGAS CELL1, translating into MPEARDRRVNALDVATIFTHRRASIFQDSDSLTTGLDLFRAQRTPVTRGVARARNLHAPGIENTPPVTTRRGRSRGSSRSVLPSWYPRTPLRDITSVVRAIERRRGRMGNEEFQQTGAQFSADQFTIFSDPSSYSASGSNSASRAFKNSPKSVGIKLRTPYGSKVPKILFDISNLPEQEGESSELLTPQKKLLNSIDSVEKAVTQELMKMKRTPSAKKAEREKRVRTLMSMR; encoded by the exons ATGCCAGAAGCTAGAGACCGTCGCGTCAACGCCCTTGACGTCGCCACTATTTTCACTCACCGTCGTGCTTCCATCTTTCAAGACTCCGACTCGCTCACAACCGGCTTGGATCTCTTCAGAGCTCAACGAACTCCCGTCACTCGCGGCGTTGCTCGTGCGCGTAATCTCCACGCTCCGGGAATCGAGAACACTCCACCGGTTACCACTCGCCGTGGAAGAAGTCGTGGTTCTTCGCGCAGCGTTCTACCTTCTTGGTACCCTAGAACTCCACTGCGTGACATTACTTCCGTCGTTCGG GCGATTGAGAGAAGGAGGGGTAGAATGGGAAATGAGGAATTTCAGCAAACAGGAGCACAATTTTCTGCGGATCAGTTTACAATTTTTTCTGATCCTTCTTCATATTCTGCTTCTGGTTCAAATTCTGCTTCACGTGCTTTTAAGAATTCTCCAAAATCCGTAGGCATTAAACTGAGAACACCTTATGGTAGCAAAGTACCGAAAATTCTCTTCGATATATCGAATCTTCCTGAACAAGAAGGCGAATCGTCGGAGCTTCTTACTCCACAGAAAAAGCTTTTGAATTCTATTGATTCCGTCGAGAAAGCTGTTACACAAGAGCtgatgaaaatgaaaagaacACCGAGTGCGAAGAAAGCCGAAAGAGAGAAAAGGGTTCGTACATTAATGTCTATGAGGTGA
- the LOC101497927 gene encoding 3,9-dihydroxypterocarpan 6A-monooxygenase gives MAFDGASVLFYIFSLLALLIFSFVINNKRTKNDNDSKIKPPPSPPSLPIIGHLHLIGSIIPKSFQTLSRLYGPLIQLNLGASTTLVVSNAQVAKQILKTHELKFINRPQFGSSHCNCYKGSNFITAPYGPYWRFMKKICVTKLLSTSQLGCFLHIREQEIEKLLKSLVVCSSDGRSTDLCTDLTILANNIFCRMTMGTTCLEHNVDAETILYLVREITHIGAKLSMGDVLGPLGKLDLFGYGKRLKKVMGEFDKILERIMEDHEERKIEDSQGDMMDILLQVYTNPNAEVRLTRNDIKALFLDIFLAGTDTTSVAMQWAMAEIMNNPRIMKKLKAEIDVVVGTKRLVKEFDVPNMPYLRAFVKEVLRLHPPAPLALRQSVEDCKINGYDIKAQTRTLINVYAIMRDPQSWVNPDEFIPERFLAGGDGINGGDYEHANKMDGDDFRHIPFGFGRRGCPGSSLALTVIQVTVGALIQCFDWKVKGRDNVNMEEGSSFSARLANPILCYPITSFNPFHVSA, from the exons ATGGCTTTTGACGGTGCTAGTGTTCTCTTCTACATCTTCTCTTTACTAGCTTTActaatttttagttttgttaTCAACAATAAACGAACCAAAAATGACAATGACTCCAAAATTAAACCCCCTCCAAGCCCACCATCACTACCCATCATAGGACACCTTCACCTTATAGGCTCAATCATACCAAAATCATTCCAAACACTTTCTCGCCTCTATGGCCCACTAATTCAGCTCAATCTTGGTGCCTCAACTACACTAGTTGTCTCCAATGCACAAGTTGCCAAACAAATCTTGAAAACACATGAGCTTAAGTTTATTAACCGACCCCAATTCGGATCCTCACATTGTAACTGTTACAAAGGGTCTAATTTCATCACTGCCCCATATGGTCCTTATTGGAGATTTATGAAGAAAATATGTGTTACTAAATTACTCTCTACCTCACAACTTGGTTGCTTTTTGCATATCCGAGAGCAAGAGATAGAGAAGCTAttaaaatctcttgtggtgtgttCTAGTGATGGTAGGTCAACGGATTTATGTACGGACCTCACTATTTTGgccaataatattttttgtcgCATGACTATGGGAACTACTTGCTTAGAACATAATGTTGATGCTGAGACGATTCTATATTTGGTTCGGGAAATCACGCATATAGGAGCTAAATTGAGTATGGGTGATGTACTTGGACCTTTGGGAAAGTTGGACTTGTTTGGGTATGGGAAAAGGCTTAAGAAAGTGATGGGTGAATTCGACAAGATTTTGGAACGGATCATGGAGGATCATGAAGAGAGGAAAATCGAGGATTCTCAAGGAGATATGATGGATATTCTATTACAAGTGTATACAAATCCAAATGCTGAAGTGAGGTTAACAAGGAATGATATCAAGGCCTTATTCCTA GACATTTTCCTAGCTGGAACAGACACAACCTCAGTGGCAATGCAATGGGCCATGGCAGAGATAATGAACAACCCAAGAATAATGAAAAAACTAAAGGCAGAGATTGATGTTGTGGTGGGAACAAAAAGATTGGTAAAAGAATTCGATGTTCCAAACATGCCTTACCTACGAGCTTTTGTAAAGGAAGTTCTAAGACTACATCCCCCAGCACCGCTTGCTCTAAGACAATCAGTTGAGGACTGCAAAATCAACGGCTACGATATAAAGGCCCAAACAAGGACACTGATCAATGTATATGCCATTATGCGGGACCCACAATCTTGGGTCAATCCAGATGAGTTTATACCAGAGAGGTTCTTAGCTGGTGGTGATGGGATCAACGGTGGAGATTATGAACATGCGAATAAAATGGACGGTGATGATTTCAGGCATATTCCATTTGGGTTTGGTAGGAGGGGTTGTCCTGGTTCATCCCTTGCTTTAACGGTTATACAAGTCACAGTTGGTGCGTTGATTCAATGTTTTGACTGGAAAGTCAAAGGTCGAGATAATGTTAACATGGAAGAAGGCTCTTCATTTTCTGCACGATTAGCTAACCCCATACTTTGCTACCCTATTACTTCTTTTAATCCTTTTCATGTTAGTGCTTAG
- the LOC101498247 gene encoding cytochrome P450 93A3, whose amino-acid sequence MADYQGYFLLFIIWLISTILVRTILKRKQNKSNLPPTPLSLPIIGHLHLLGPIPHQAFHKLSTRYGPIMHLFLGSVPCVIASTPETAKEFLKTQETYFSNRPQSSSVDYLTYGSQDFSFAPYGPYWKFMKKICMSQLLGGHTLTQLLPLRRQETTRFVKLLIKKGEENEAVDVGGVLMTLSNNVVSRMIMSRSFCESDGEADAVRKLVQDTAHLTGKFNVSDFIWFFKNWDVQGFGKRLKEIRDRFDSMMERMIKEHQEERRRRKEVGGGDGQIKDLLDILLDILEDESSEINLTMENIKAFILDIFMAGTDTSALTIEWALSELINNPLVMDKARQEINDVVGNNRIVEESDLINLPYLQALVKETLRIHPTGPLIVRESSENCSILGYEIQAKTQLFVNVWAIGRDPNHWANPLEFRPERFISEVGNLDVRGQHFHLLPFGSGRRGCPGTSLALQVVQTNLAVMIQCFEWKIKGGSVIVDMEEKPGLTLSRAHPLICVPVLRFDPFPSM is encoded by the exons ATGGCTGATTACCAAGGTTACTTCTTACTTTTCATCATATGGCTAATATCCACAATTTTGGTACGAACCATACTTAAAAGAAAACAGAACAAATCTAATTTACCTCCAACTCCATTATCCTTACCCATCATTGGACACCTTCACCTTCTTGGTCCAATCCCTCACCAAGCATTTCACAAACTCTCCACACGCTATGGACCAATAATGCATCTTTTCCTTGGTTCTGTCCCTTGTGTCATAGCTTCCACACCAGAAACAGCAAAAGAGTTTCTTAAAACTCAAGAAACCTATTTTTCAAACCGTCCTCAAAGTTCATCTGTTGATTATTTAACATATGGCTCACAAGACTTTTCCTTTGCCCCTTATGGACCTTATTGGAAATTCATGAAGAAAATATGCATGTCTCAACTTCTTGGTGGTCACACACTCACTCAACTTCTTCCTTTGAGGAGACAAGAGACAACAAGGTTTGTTAAACTTTTGATCAAAAAGGGGGAGGAGAATGAGGCCGTTGATGTCGGTGGAGTGCTTATGACGCTGTCGAATAACGTTGTTTCGAGGATGATTATGAGTCGGAGTTTTTGTGAAAGTGATGGTGAGGCTGATGCGGTGAGGAAGTTGGTGCAAGACACTGCACATTTAACTGGGAAGTTTAATGTTTCGgattttatttggttttttaaGAACTGGGATGTGCAGGGGTTTGGCAAAAGATTAAAGGAAATTAGGGATAGATTTGACTCTATGATGGAGAGGATGATTAAGGAGCATCAAGAGGAAAGGAGGAGAAGAAAAGAAGTTGGTGGAGGAGATGGTCAAATCAAGGATCTACTTGATATATTATTGGATATACTTGAAGATGAGAGCTCCGAAATCAATTTGACAATGGAGAACATAAAAGCCTTTATCTTG GACATATTTATGGCTGGAACAGACACATCAGCCCTAACCATTGAGTGGGCTTTGTCAGAGTTGATTAACAACCCACTTGTGATGGATAAAGCAAGACAAGAGATTAATGATGTAGTTGGAAACAATAGAATAGTAGAAGAATCAGATCTTATCAACCTTCCTTACCTACAAGCATTAGTCAAAGAAACACTAAGGATTCACCCTACAGGCCCATTAATTGTTAGAGAATCATCTGAAAATTGTTCCATCTTGGGCTATGAGATTCAAGCAAAGACACAATTGTTTGTTAATGTTTGGGCTATTGGAAGGGATCCAAATCATTGGGCCAACCCACTTGAGTTTAGGCCCGAGAGGTTTATTAGTGAAGTGGGGAATTTAGATGTTAGGGGACAACATTTTCACTTGTTACCATTTGGAAGCGGAAGAAGAGGGTGCCCTGGAACTTCACTGGCTTTGCAAGTTGTGCAAACAAACCTTGCTGTTATGATTCAATGTTTTGAATGGAAGATTAAAGGAGGTAGTGTGATTGTTGATATGGAAGAGAAACCTGGGTTAACTCTTTCAAGGGCTCATCCTTTAATTTGTGTCCCTGTGCTTAGGTTTGATCCTTTTCCTTCCATGTGA
- the LOC101498581 gene encoding uncharacterized protein: MVTVNLGVLHYVLDHVYGAFMHRTKISTPFFSRGWGGTKLDMLEKMINQLFPDLAGQNWPPIQIQPVWKTVWETKTACLREGVFRTPCEDQLLSALPPESHIARVAFLMPKSVPPHRMSCVVHLAGTGDHSFERRLRLGGPLVKENIATMVLESPFYGQRRPVLQRGAKLLCVSDLLLLGRATIEEARSLLHWLDSEAGFGKMGVCGLSMGGVHAAMVGSLHPTPVATFPFLSPHSAVVAFCEGILKHGTAWEALREDLAAEKVAMTLEEVRERMRNVLSLTDVTRFPIPKNPNAVILVAATDDGYIPKHSVLELQKAWPGSEVRWVTGGHVSSFLLHNGEFRRAIVDGLDRLPWKESPL; the protein is encoded by the exons ATGGTGACGGTGAATCTGGGAGTGCTTCACTATGTATTAGATCATGTTTATGGAGCATTTATGCATAGGACTAAGATCAGCACTCCATTTTTCTCAAGAGGATGGGGTGGTACCAAACTAGATATGCTTGAGAAGATGATTAACCAATTATTCCCTGATTTGGCTGGTCAAAATTGGCCTCCTATTCAGATTCAACCCGTTTGGAAAACCGTTTGGGAGACTAAAACGGCTTGTTTGAGAGAAGGGGTATTTAGAACCCCTTGTGAGGATCAACTTCTTAGTGCATTGCCACCTGAGAGTCACATTGCAAGGGTTGCTTTTCTCATGCCAAAGTCCGTTCCTCCTCACAGAATGTCCTGTGTTGTTCATCTTGCAg GAACTGGGGACCATTCTTTTGAAAGAAGATTGCGTCTTGGTGGTCCACTGGTGAAGGAAAACATCGCAACCATGGTGCTTGAGAG TCCATTCTATGGACAAAGACGTCCTGTGCTGCAGCGGGGTGCAAAACTTTTGTGTGTTAGTGATTTGCTTTTATTAGGGAGAGCAACCATCGAAGAGGCACGAAGTCTCTTACACTGGTTAGACTCTGAGGCAGGTTTCGGCAAGATGGGTGTTTGTGGTCTTAGTATGG GAGGAGTACATGCTGCAATGGTTGGATCGCTTCACCCTACACCTGTTGCTACATTCCCTTTTCTCTCACCACATTCAGCCGTTGTGGCATTCTGTGAGGGGATTTTAAAGCACGGCACTGCCTGGGAAGCACTGAGAGAGGACCTTGCAGCTGAGAAGGTTGCAATGACTCTCGAAGAGGTGAGAGAACGGATGAGAAACGTGCTGTCACTCACAGATGTCACGCGCTTTCCAATTCCCAAAAACCCCAATGCTGTAATCCTTGTTGCTGCAACT GATGATGGATACATTCCAAAACACTCAGTCCTAGAACTACAGAAAGCTTGGCCAGGTTCTGAGGTAAGATGGGTGACAGGCGGGCACGTCTCATCTTTCCTTCTCCATAATGGCGAGTTTCGAAGGGCCATTGTTGATGGCCTTGATAGATTACCATGGAAAGAATCTCCATTGTGA
- the LOC101498918 gene encoding uncharacterized protein — protein MANLGTTTQRIPTSSKPSSPASDTHEPKGPHEKPYADFKFYCPINIPLTAEAAAARIIRNLGNLGLYYTLFVWIILFITLIPQRKVSLILLVIMTYVTTLYCLLLRACPNSVVLHRIIDKRIVLSLLFIATAVQLILTKAGIHFAVTLSSSVPIVLLHAVLWASTCEYDAYETQEGSVTEELAPLTGHSDGENRSSDAV, from the coding sequence ATGGCAAATCTTGGAACAACTACACAGAGAATACCCACATCCTCAAAACCTTCATCCCCTGCTTCTGACACACATGAACCAAAAGGCCCACATGAAAAACCATATGCAGATTTCAAATTCTATTGCCCCATTAACATTCCCTTAACAGCAGAAGCTGCAGCAGCACGCATCATAAGAAACTTAGGAAATTTGGGGTTATACTACACACTCTTTGTTTGGATCATACTTTTCATAACTCTAATACCTCAGCGTAAGGTATCATTGATTTTGTTGGTTATCATGACTTATGTGACAACCCTTTACTGTTTACTATTAAGGGCATGTCCTAATTCAGTTGTTCTTCATAGAATCATTGATAAAAGGATTGTTTTGAGTTTGCTATTCATTGCAACTGCTGTTCAGCTGATTTTGACTAAAGCAGGTATTCATTTTGCTGTGACTTTAAGTTCTAGTGTGCCTATAGTTTTGCTTCATGCAGTTTTATGGGCTAGTACTTGTGAATATGATGCCTATGAGACTCAGGAAGGTTCTGTTACAGAAGAATTGGCTCCTCTTACCGGCCATAGTGACGGTGAAAATCGGAGCTCAGACGCTGTTTGA